DNA sequence from the bacterium genome:
GAAGGACCGCATTCGATTTGCGCGAAACATCATGAAAATCAAATCCGCGCCTTGGGAGGATTGGAAGAAGATTGAGCAGATTCCTGTGGACGATTGGCTGGAAAACACGTTTGGTAAGAACGTCTATCGTTCGCTTCATGAACCGATGGTGCGCTTGAAATTCGGGAAATACAAGGAAAAACTGTCGGCTTCCTGGATGTGGGCGCGGATTCACCGGCTTGGCCGGTCCCGCACAAAAATTCGCCAGCGCGAAAAAGTTGGTTACGTTGAAGGAGGAAGCCAGACGATCATGGACGCGCTGGGAGAAAAAATTAAAAGTCTCGGCGGCACGATCACGCTCAAAGCGTCCGTAGACCGTTTAATCCTGAATGAGAAAAGCGCGAGCGGGATCGTTGTCAATGGCAAAGAACAATTTTATGATGCAGTTGTTTCTACAGTTCCGCTTCCCGCTTTCCTGAGACTCATTCCCGAAACGCTGCAAGGGGAGTATTGGAGCAAGCTCAGAAACATTGAATCGATTGGCGTTATGTGCGTGTTTTTGCGCACAACACGAAGTTTCTCGAAATTCTTCTGGACCAACATAAGCGATCCGCGAATTGAGCTTGCCGGCGTAATCGAATATACGAATTTGAATCCACTATCTCATCTTGGTGGGGACAGCATCATGTATCTTCCCCAATATCTTCCTTCCACTGTGGAGAAATTTTCCACACCAAACGATCAAATCATCAGCGAGTATGTGGGATATTTAAAGATCATTAATCCGGAATTTACGGAAAACTTTGTAAAGGAGGCTTTCGTGTTTCGGGAAAAGTATGCACAGCCGATCTGCGAGGTCGGTTTCACAAAAGATATACCGGACATGCAAACACCACTGCATGGTTTGTACTTAACCGATTCTTCTCAGCTTCATCCAGACGACCGCACCATCAGCAACAGTCTCGGATTGGGAAAAAACGTTGCCGGGCTTATCTTAAAATCGAATCCAAAATGACCAAAAGAATTTATCTGTTCGTTTTTCTCTTATTCGCATCCGTGCTTTCTGCCGAGAATTGGCCGCACTGGCGGGGCCCGCGGAGAGATGGAACGAGCGGTGAAACGAAGCTTCCTGTGAAGTGGAGTCAAACCGAGAATGTTGTATGGCGCCTACCGCTTCCCGGAGAGGCGGCTGCGACACCAGTTATCTGGGGAGACCGGATATTTGTTACCTCAGCATCGGGCAACGAACTCGTTTTACTTTGCATCAGCAAAGCGGGAAAAATTTTATGGCAACGTACCGCCGGGACCGGCTCAAACACCGCAAGAGGAGACGAAGCCAACCTGGCCGCCCCCTCTCCGACTACAGATGGACAACATGTATGGGCCTTTTTTGGATCAGGAGATCTTGTCTGCTTCGACTTTGATGGCAAACAAATCTGGAAAACCAATCTCCAGCAAAGATACGGAAAATTCAATTTGTATTTCGTGATGTCTTCTTCCCCGCTTTTGGATGGCAACCGGCTCTACCTTCAATTGATCCATACAGACGCATCGCTCGTGCTTGCGCTGGATAAAGCGACAGGAAAAGAGATTTGGAAACAACAACGATCCAGCGATGCTCGCGACGAATGCAAACATTCTTACGCATCCCCTTTTCTGTATCGCGATGGTAAAGACGAATTCTTGCTCATCCATGGGGCAGACTACATCACAGCGCATCGTTTGAACGATGGGGGTGAGATCTGGCGATGCGGGGGATTGAATCCGGGTGATCGTTACAATCCTTCCTTGCGTCTTGTAGCGTCACCTGTAGCTATCCCCGGCCTGATCGTTGTTCCCAGCGCTAAGAATGGTCCAGTTTTAGGTTTAAAGCCGGATGGAAAAGGAAACATAACTGAAAGCAGACAAAACTATCACTGGAAAATGTTGGCAGGCACACCGGACGTTCCTTCACCTTTGATTCATGGCGGCCTGGTCTATCTTTGCCGCGAGAATGGCGATTTGTCGGTATTGGACGCACAGACCGGCCGAAAACTTTATCTTGAGCATACGCACCAGAGCCGTCACCGCGCATCGCCTGTTTATGGCGATGGAAAAATTTACGTCACTTCGCGTGAAGGCACGGTTAGCGTTGTAAAAGCGGGGCCGGCAGTTTGAGCTTCTGGCACAAAACAATTTGGCCGAACCGATTGCAGCGTCACCCGTTATTTCGAACGGAATACTCTATCTTCGAACCTACAAAGCGCTGTACGCAATCGCCGCAAAATAGAAAGTGGTAGCGACGGAGGCTCGCCGCTACCGGATCGTGAACAGGTCAATTGCAAGTGAATGTTACACATGCCACTCCAGCCTGCGAAGTGGACAGCCTAATATCGGCGATACTCAGAACTGAAATTTTGAGAGCCGGTAACACTGATATTCTTCACGCACCCCGAACTCTTAAGTTTCTGAGCGTTGATTGTGATCTTCCCCCCGATGATCGAGATTTCCTGATTCGGTTCACCTGTGATATTGACCGGCTTGCCGTTGATGGTTAGGTTCTGTATAAAGGAGCTGGCCGTAGCATTCCCATTACAGGAAGCCTGAGCGTTTGAAGCAATCTGTGTGACTTTGATGATATTAGCACCGGCAATCACAGTCAGGTTATCTACCCTCGAATTAGAGCTCGTTTGCGTTGTAGTACCGGTTGCCGAGGTCTGTACAGCAATGGCTTGCAATATCCCAGGAATGTCGACCGTGGCAAAGGTATTGGTCTTGTTGCCCCCTTTACATCCGATCGACGAACTTCCGATAGACTCGCTCAGTACTGGAGTTTTTGCCTTTATTCCCGACGCTGACGCTGAAGCCAGACAACAACCCGCATCCGCGTAAACAAGATCTGCCATACGGAAGCCCAAAATAGCGATCAGAAAGAGGATCAGCCCTAATCTGTCGCCGAATCCCATCGAACTGTGTTTTGTTTTCATTTTTAACCTCCCAACACTAACAATGATTCCAGGCCGCGTGACCCGACAATCGGGCAAAAGCCTGAGATTTCGAGGAAAAAGACAGTAAATCCACAAAAACTATTGCGTCCCAGGAATTTGCGTTCTATTCTTGTCATGAGGCGAGAAGGGGGAGGAACACATTTACGCCGAGTTTGGGGGTTCAACGAAAGCCGCAGGCTCGTATTCTCTAGGTACAATCATTATTTCCGATCCACTGAATAGGATTAGGCAGTAGGTTTAAAAGGGTATGCGCGTTCTGCTGGCTGAAGACCACAATATTGTTCGCTCCGGCATCCGGCTCTTACTGGAAACTCTGCAAGGAGTTGAAGTGATCCAGGAAAGCTGCAGATGGCAGGGAAGCATTGCGACTCGCACAGGAACTTCATCCGGACATAGTCCTGATGGATATTACAATGCCGGAGCTAAACGGTCTGGAAGCTACAGAACAAATCAAAAAAGATTTTCCACGGATCCATGTGATCATCCTCTCTGTTCATGCCGGCGAAGAATATGTGGTGCATGCTTTGAAAGCCGGCGCTTCCGGTTACATTGTGAAAGATGCGGACACGAAGGAATTGGATCTGGCGCTTCACTCAGTAGCGAAAGGGGATACGTATCTGAGTCCCAGAATTTCCAAAAACGTAGTCCATGATTATCTTCGCAGGTTAACCATGGAGCCTGAATCTGCGGAGCATTTAACCAGAAGACAGCGTGAGGTTCTTCAACTCATTGCGGAAGGACACACAACAAAAGAGATTGCCACAAAACTACGGCTGAGCGAAAAGACAGTTCAATCTCACCGAATGCAAATTATGCGAAGGTTGGGGGTTCACGATATCGCAGCTTTGGTTCGGTATGCCGTGCGCACAGGACTGATTCAGGCTGAATAAGGTTGAACCGCCAGACGCCAAGTTCGAATTCATAGATCCTGAGATTTTGGTGGTGTCCTATAGTTGTGCTGCTTGGTTTCTCCCCCTTATAAAGGGGGAGACGAAAGAGGGGGTTGTCCTCATGAAATGTTCCCAACCTCCCCCTTACCCTCTCCTTCATAAGGAGGGGCTGGAGTTTCTGCATTTGCTTCTATATCTACGAGGAGAATGATTTTCTAAACGAACTACGCCGGCAGAATGCCGGCGGTCATTTATGCCAGCCTGGAGGCTGGCGCTCATCTACCTGCTGCAAAGATGAGCGCCGCCATTCTGGCGGCATTGATGACCGCCGGCTTTCAGCCGGCGCCCCCTCCTTCATAAGGAGGGGGTATCAGCAACTCACAATTAGGACACTACTGAAATTTTGCGTCTTGGCGGTGTGTGCCATATATGATTTCATAATCCTATGATCGGGACCAAACTGGGGGGACGCTACGAACTTCTTCGCGAAATAGGCCGTGGCGGTATGGGAGTTGTGTACCTCGCCGAGGATCCGATGCTGGATCGACAGGTTGCGATCAAAGTTCTTGCTCCCAATCTTCTAAATTCCGAAATGGAAAAGCGCTTCAAGCGTGAGGCGCAGACGGTCGCACGACTGGACCACAACGCAATCGTCGGAGTTCATGATATTGGCGAGCATGAAAACTCGCTTTTCTTCGTGATGCCTTTTGTGGAAGGAATCAATCTTCGTGATTTCCTGAAAAATCGCACGTTGAGCCTCGCGGAATATCTGGAGATCGGAATCCAAATTGCGGACGCGCTTGATTACAGCCATTCGCAAGGAGTGATCCACCGTGACATTAAGCCTGAAAACATCATGATCACCCGGGATGAGGAATTCCTCAGAGTTCGAATCACGGATTTTGGTCTCGCCATACGTTCGACTGAACGCCGCATCACCGATGCTGGACTGATCGCAGGGACCGTTTCCTATTTGAGTCCGGAGCAAGTGGAAGGCCAGGACGCTGATTCCCGTTCGGATATCTACTCGCTGGGAACCATTTTGTACGAGTGTGTGGCAGGCGAAACACCATTTAGTGGTGGTGAAATCCAGAGCATGTTGTACCGCATCGTTCATGAATATCCCTTATCGCCATCCGAAAAAGGGATTCCTGTATCCATGGAGCTCGAAAGTCTGATCATGAGTTGTCTCCAGAAATCCCGCGACCTGAGGCCATCGAGAGCAAGGGAAGTCAGTGAAAAACTCACACGGATCCGGTCCCAAATGTTGAACGTTCAGGAAACCACGGATCGCCTGGTTACGATCCAGTATCATTACCCGGTCGTTTCAGCTTTCGTTGGCCGTGACAAGGAAATGTCGGAGATTCAACGGCGATTAAACTCTGCGATTTCCGGAGAATGCCAGTTTGTACTGATCGGCGGAGAAAACGGCATAGGAAAAAGCCGGCTTGTTCTGGAGCTTGAAAATCTTGCGCGGGTACGAAAAATTCGAACGTTTCACGGACGTTTCTTCGAAGAAGACCGGAGCATTCCCTATCAGGGTTTCAGGGAGATTTTTCAGGAGTATTTTCGATCGATCGTAAAACAGGAAGATCAAATTCGTTTGCTGGATTTTTCCGATCTGGCGCCGGACCTGGTCTCGTTGTTTCCTGAGCTCTCGGAAATTGAATTCCTGAACAGTGCCGCCGTAGAGCCCAAAAGAATCACGGACCGGACTTATGTTTTCGACCTGCTGGCTGTTGCATTGTTGCGCATCAGTGAACAAAAACCAATTTTGCTTGTTCTGGAAGATCTGCACAACACGGATCTTTCGAATGAAGCGCTTGAATACGTCGTTCGCAGGCTTGCGTCACATCCCGTTCTGGTTCTGGGAACTTACCGCACCGGTGAAGTAAACAGGAATCATCCGGTGTCCCGCCTGAACGAAAAGTTCGCGGGAGACCGTCGCTTTTCAAGCCTGGTTTTGCCTCCTTTCACTCTCCTGGAGCACAAAAAATTCGTAGAGGCGATGGCAGGCAGTTCTTTTGAGGAAGAAATTCTGAAAAGACTTTACGAAGCAACGGAAGGCAATCCTTTTTTTATCCAGGAAATCGTCCGTTCGCTGATCGATTCACATGCAATTGCAAAAGATGATCAGGGGCGCTACCAGATCACGAGTCCGATGGATCTATCCGCCGGATTCCTTCCCGAAACCGTTCAGCAAACTGTGGAACGGAGAATTCGCAGATTATCCGATGAACTTCGAGGAGTCCTTTCTGCCGCATCCATTCTGGGGAAATCTTTTGAAATTCGCGATCTCAGCTATCTGCTCGATTTCGAAATCGATCTGGAAGAATCCATTGACCATTTGATTGCAGATTCTTTTTTGGAGGAAGACCGCGAATCAGGGCGCTCCGGACGGATCCGGTTTGCCAGTGGAGTAGTATGTGACGTCTTATACTCCGCATTGCCACGTAGAAAACGCAAAAACTTACATTTTCTGTACGCCGAAGAACTGGAACGGCGCAACGCCACAGTAATCGAGCGGTTCTTTCCTCAATTACTTCATCATTATTCGCGCGCCGATGAGCCGGAAAAAGTGATCCACTACGGTCTGAAGCTCGCCCAAAAATCATTGCAAACTTTTGCCGCCGAAGATGCTGTTCGTGCATTAAAAGTTGTTTTGGATTTCGGGGAAGGTCCTCAGGCCGGAAAGGCTCATGAAATGCTGGGGCAGGCGTACCGGATGTCAGGAAAAATGGAAGAAGCAATTCACGAATATGAGGAAGCGATCAAAATTTACCAGCGCGCGGAACAGCCGGATCAGGCAGTCCGCGCCATGCTCGGCGCAGCACAAACATCCTGGGAATTCCGGAAGATAGAGGAAGCTGTCGACTGGATTGAGAAAGGTCTGGAAGCCGCGAGAAATGTGGATGACCGGGTTTCCCTGATTGAGTTTTTGATGCTTGCAACCACTCTTTACAACATGCGCGGCCAATCCGAAAAAGCGAGCCAATACTGGGAAATTCACGAAAGCCTCAAACCGCCGCCGGGTCCCACAGATTCCACAGCGATTGAGGGAGGCGACCTCGTAGTGGCCGTTCCACACGCCGTAAAGGCGGTCGATCCTGTGGAAATCACGATGGATGAAGAAGGAGAAATCGCTGCTAATGTATTCGAAACTTTATTGACTACGGACGCTCAGGGCAATGTGATTCCCGGTCTCTGCGAACGCTGGGAAGTGCAAAACGGCGGCAAGAATTTTCTTTTCGAGCTAAGCAAAGGAATTTGTTTTTCAAACGGCGAAAACTTAACAGCCGTTCACGTACGGGACTCGCTGCAGCACGGAATGGAAAAAAGTTCGAATATTCCCGCTTTTGCGGCCATCCGTGAAGTCGAAGTTCTTTCAGATCATTCGTTCCGGATTCATTTAAAAGAGGCTTTGCCTATTTACCCGACACTGCTAACGGACGTCATCACGGCAATTGTTTTAAAAGAGGGAAACAAATGGATCGGCACAGGGCCTTTCATTCTACTGGATTTTTCAGGCACATCGGCAACTTTGCGAAAAAATCCTGTCTACTGGCGATCCTCTTCCGCCCACATCGACTCCATTGAATTCCACATGGGAATCCGGTCTGCGGATGTCCTTTCCGGTTTACGCTCCGGAAAATATGATCTCGCGCAGGATCTGGCGCCACAGGATCTCGAAGAAATTCTTCGGGACAGACATCTTCAAACAAGTCTTGTGGAAGCCCCTAAAAAAAATACTTATTTCGTTCTTTTCAACCAGAATAGTTTCCTGTGTCAAATGGCGCCTCTTCGTGTTGCGATGTTTGGAACGGTGCGCACTCATGATCTAGTGAGACAGACGCTGGGACGTTTTGCGAGGCCGGCTGTGGGACTTCTGCCTCCCGGAATGCTCGGTTACGATCCTGCAAGAAGACGGCAGATGATCGATCAGGAACAGGCTGTGGATCTTCTGAAAATGTCTGACCTCAAGTCCCCCATCAGGCTTCACGCAGCCGTTCTTCCTGCAATTCAAGATCATTACACGACTGTGCTAACGGCCCTTTTGAAAATCTGGGCTGAGCTTGGAATACAGGTCTCTCTGGATACTACTACTCAGGATGTCTATCTTGAAAAACTTGTGGATAACAAAGGAATCGATCTGTTGTTCACCCGCTGGAATGCAGACTATAACGATCCGGATGATTTTTCGTACAACCTTTTTCACTCGCGCTCCGGAACATATCGCAAGTTTTATGGTTCCGGCGAAACTGATGGCTGGCTGGAAGAGGCTCGCAAAGAAAGCTCCGTCACATCACGCGAAAAGCTTTATAGAAAATTCGAAAACCATATCATTTCCAGTGGATATCTCCTCCCCCTGTTTCACGATATTGATTATCGCGTCGCAAGTCCAAAGGTTCGGGGAATCGCATTACGCGGAAAAAGGCCCTACGTGAATTATGAATCGTTGATGAAAAGGGAATATTCCTCTGCGCCGACGCTTAAAGTGGAAGGGGGCGGAACGATTCATGTGCCACTCGCAGGTGAGATCTGGGATCTCGATCCATCTTCAAGCAATTTCGAACAGGGTTGGGAAGTGATTCCACCGATCTATGAAACACTCACCAGGTATACGGAAGGCGCAGGCATCACGCCGTGGCTCGCTTCGGAGTTTCAAATAAAAGAAGAATCCAAAAGTTTTTATTTTCGATTGCGTGAGCATGTGCGGTTCCATGATGGGAAGCGGCTCAATGCGAGAGATGTGCGCTATTCCTTTGAGAGATTGTTGCTGAATACGAGAAGTGAAAAACAGTCGCTTCTATTGCCGGTTCAAGGCGCCCAAGAGTTAATCAGCGGTCAATCAAAAGCACTCAAAGGATTCCGGATTCTAAATGATCTGGAGTTCATCATCGATCTGAACCAACCACTTTCCCTTTTCCCTGCATTGCTTACCGATGTTCCCGCGGCAATTGTGCCTGAGGGACAGAGCCGCTTTAAGGGAACCTGGACAGAAGGCTGCGTTGGCACCGGACCCTATCGAATCATCCGTTTCGATCCCGGACATAGACTCGAACTGGAAGCGAATCCTCATTACTGGAGAGAAGGATTTCCAAAATCAAATGGACTGACTTTTACATTCGGCTTGCCTCCTGCGGAAATCCTGGAAGGCTTCGAGTCCGGCCGCTTTTCACTTGCCAGTGATTTGTTTCCTCAGGATGTCGAGAGATTGCGGCGAGATTCTGAGAAAAACTTTTCTTATAAAGAATGGCCTCGTCTTTCCACCTACTTCATGATTCTGAATATTCATCATGAAGACCTTCAGGATAAAAGCATAAGGCAACGGATACTGGGCGCAGTAAACGTTGCAGAAATTGTGCGACGTTTACTGGGGCGGTTGGCGTTGCCTGCGCACGGATTATTTCCACCCGGATTGCTGGGTTATGAACCGGCCAAGCCAAAATACAAGAAACCAAAGGGAACCGGTAGTGAAATTGAATTGACCGGTATGATTCATTCCATTTATACGGGACGTTACGCTGATTTTGCCATGGAGCTGTTTAAGGCGTTCCACAATCAAGGAATCCACCTGCGGGTTGCGGATACGAAATCAGAATCGCTGCATCCCCGTCCCGCGTGGAGGGCTTTTGATTTGACCCGCTGGATTCCCGACTATCCGGATTCCGACAATTTCATTCATGCTTTTCATTCACAGAAAGGACCTTACAATGCTTTTTGTAAAATTTCCGAAATGGATGTGCTTTTTGAACAAGGGCGAATGGTCACGGACCACGCTGAACGAAACAGAATCTACCGGAATATTGAAAGGATCGTAGCAGATAACGCTGTCCTGCTTCCTTTATTTCACGAACAGGGTTATCGTTTCGCGCGAAAGGAAGTCGAGGGCTTCGCCATTACATTTTCTCCGCCTTTTGTCCCCTACGAAAAAATGTGGATAAAGATTTAAACCGCCAAGGCGCCAAGGGCGCCAAGCAGGAAAAAACTAACTTATCTTGGCGTCTTGGCGGTTTCAGTTAGCTGATTTCTTGCAGGCGGACTTTTACGGTTTTTTCTTTGCCATCGCGCAGAAATTTCACAGTAACAGTCTCCCCCACTTTGTGTTTTTCCAGCGCGTTTCCCAGATCATCGATGTTTTCCACTTCTTTATCGTCGATTCCAATGATCACATCACCAAGCTCAACCTCGCCTCTCAAATTCCGTTTGATGCCCTGAAGTCCGGCGCGTTCCGCTTCGCTCCCATCCGGCACTTCTCCGATGATGACGCCTTCAATATTCAGACGCTGAGCAACGCTATCTGAAATAATCGAGACGCCCAAACCTGGCCGAACCACTTTTCCATGTTCAATCAGCTGCGGAACGATGCTCTTGACAGTGTTTACCGGCACTGCAAATCCAATTCCGGCATAAGCTCCACTGGGGCTGACAATGGCGGTGTTTACGCCGATCAGACGGCCTTGTGAATCAAGCAGTGGGCCACCCGAGTTACCGGGATTAATCGCCGCATCCGTTTGAATTACATCGCTGATGGTGCGTTGTGTAGTTGACCTTATCTGACGGCCCAGCGCGCTTACGATACCAACCGTCAACGTTTGATCCAGGCCGAACGGATTTCCGATCGCCAGAACCTTTTGACCGACGATTAACTTGTCAGAAGATCCGACCGGCACCGCTTTGAGCTTTGATTCCGGCGCCTCGATACGCAAAACAGCTATATCCTTGTTTGGCTCCGAACCGACCACTTTAGCGGGAAAAGAGGAACCATCACTGAGAGTCACGGACAATGAATCAGCGTTGGCGATCACGTGATAATTTGTTACCACGTTACCTTTTGAATCCCAGACGAAACCACTTCCTGAACCCTGCGGGATTTCCATTACGTCCAGGGAAAAGAAATCCCGTTGCCTTGCCAGGCTCGTGATAAATACAACCGAAGGAGCAACTTTTTCGAAAACCTGAACAGTATTCTTTTCATCAGGCAGCAGATTTGTTTCATCGGCAAGAGCTGAAGAACGTGATTTGAAATCTGACAAGCCTCCCTTATCTGTTATCTTCCATTGGCGTAAAACTACGCCACCAAACACCAGACCAAGAATCACACCTATTGCAACACCAA
Encoded proteins:
- a CDS encoding trypsin-like peptidase domain-containing protein, whose product is MQKERTLLIFGVAIGVILGLVFGGVVLRQWKITDKGGLSDFKSRSSALADETNLLPDEKNTVQVFEKVAPSVVFITSLARQRDFFSLDVMEIPQGSGSGFVWDSKGNVVTNYHVIANADSLSVTLSDGSSFPAKVVGSEPNKDIAVLRIEAPESKLKAVPVGSSDKLIVGQKVLAIGNPFGLDQTLTVGIVSALGRQIRSTTQRTISDVIQTDAAINPGNSGGPLLDSQGRLIGVNTAIVSPSGAYAGIGFAVPVNTVKSIVPQLIEHGKVVRPGLGVSIISDSVAQRLNIEGVIIGEVPDGSEAERAGLQGIKRNLRGEVELGDVIIGIDDKEVENIDDLGNALEKHKVGETVTVKFLRDGKEKTVKVRLQEIS
- a CDS encoding NAD(P)/FAD-dependent oxidoreductase is translated as MKVAIIGGGAAGLSAGFELSKAGIQVEVIERDSTLGGLAGSFMLEGGYVEKFYHFICLNDHTYLDTLRELGLSHRLRWGLTEMGQFYKGRLYSFGRPLDLLRFPAFTWKDRIRFARNIMKIKSAPWEDWKKIEQIPVDDWLENTFGKNVYRSLHEPMVRLKFGKYKEKLSASWMWARIHRLGRSRTKIRQREKVGYVEGGSQTIMDALGEKIKSLGGTITLKASVDRLILNEKSASGIVVNGKEQFYDAVVSTVPLPAFLRLIPETLQGEYWSKLRNIESIGVMCVFLRTTRSFSKFFWTNISDPRIELAGVIEYTNLNPLSHLGGDSIMYLPQYLPSTVEKFSTPNDQIISEYVGYLKIINPEFTENFVKEAFVFREKYAQPICEVGFTKDIPDMQTPLHGLYLTDSSQLHPDDRTISNSLGLGKNVAGLILKSNPK
- a CDS encoding ABC transporter substrate-binding protein, which gives rise to MIGTKLGGRYELLREIGRGGMGVVYLAEDPMLDRQVAIKVLAPNLLNSEMEKRFKREAQTVARLDHNAIVGVHDIGEHENSLFFVMPFVEGINLRDFLKNRTLSLAEYLEIGIQIADALDYSHSQGVIHRDIKPENIMITRDEEFLRVRITDFGLAIRSTERRITDAGLIAGTVSYLSPEQVEGQDADSRSDIYSLGTILYECVAGETPFSGGEIQSMLYRIVHEYPLSPSEKGIPVSMELESLIMSCLQKSRDLRPSRAREVSEKLTRIRSQMLNVQETTDRLVTIQYHYPVVSAFVGRDKEMSEIQRRLNSAISGECQFVLIGGENGIGKSRLVLELENLARVRKIRTFHGRFFEEDRSIPYQGFREIFQEYFRSIVKQEDQIRLLDFSDLAPDLVSLFPELSEIEFLNSAAVEPKRITDRTYVFDLLAVALLRISEQKPILLVLEDLHNTDLSNEALEYVVRRLASHPVLVLGTYRTGEVNRNHPVSRLNEKFAGDRRFSSLVLPPFTLLEHKKFVEAMAGSSFEEEILKRLYEATEGNPFFIQEIVRSLIDSHAIAKDDQGRYQITSPMDLSAGFLPETVQQTVERRIRRLSDELRGVLSAASILGKSFEIRDLSYLLDFEIDLEESIDHLIADSFLEEDRESGRSGRIRFASGVVCDVLYSALPRRKRKNLHFLYAEELERRNATVIERFFPQLLHHYSRADEPEKVIHYGLKLAQKSLQTFAAEDAVRALKVVLDFGEGPQAGKAHEMLGQAYRMSGKMEEAIHEYEEAIKIYQRAEQPDQAVRAMLGAAQTSWEFRKIEEAVDWIEKGLEAARNVDDRVSLIEFLMLATTLYNMRGQSEKASQYWEIHESLKPPPGPTDSTAIEGGDLVVAVPHAVKAVDPVEITMDEEGEIAANVFETLLTTDAQGNVIPGLCERWEVQNGGKNFLFELSKGICFSNGENLTAVHVRDSLQHGMEKSSNIPAFAAIREVEVLSDHSFRIHLKEALPIYPTLLTDVITAIVLKEGNKWIGTGPFILLDFSGTSATLRKNPVYWRSSSAHIDSIEFHMGIRSADVLSGLRSGKYDLAQDLAPQDLEEILRDRHLQTSLVEAPKKNTYFVLFNQNSFLCQMAPLRVAMFGTVRTHDLVRQTLGRFARPAVGLLPPGMLGYDPARRRQMIDQEQAVDLLKMSDLKSPIRLHAAVLPAIQDHYTTVLTALLKIWAELGIQVSLDTTTQDVYLEKLVDNKGIDLLFTRWNADYNDPDDFSYNLFHSRSGTYRKFYGSGETDGWLEEARKESSVTSREKLYRKFENHIISSGYLLPLFHDIDYRVASPKVRGIALRGKRPYVNYESLMKREYSSAPTLKVEGGGTIHVPLAGEIWDLDPSSSNFEQGWEVIPPIYETLTRYTEGAGITPWLASEFQIKEESKSFYFRLREHVRFHDGKRLNARDVRYSFERLLLNTRSEKQSLLLPVQGAQELISGQSKALKGFRILNDLEFIIDLNQPLSLFPALLTDVPAAIVPEGQSRFKGTWTEGCVGTGPYRIIRFDPGHRLELEANPHYWREGFPKSNGLTFTFGLPPAEILEGFESGRFSLASDLFPQDVERLRRDSEKNFSYKEWPRLSTYFMILNIHHEDLQDKSIRQRILGAVNVAEIVRRLLGRLALPAHGLFPPGLLGYEPAKPKYKKPKGTGSEIELTGMIHSIYTGRYADFAMELFKAFHNQGIHLRVADTKSESLHPRPAWRAFDLTRWIPDYPDSDNFIHAFHSQKGPYNAFCKISEMDVLFEQGRMVTDHAERNRIYRNIERIVADNAVLLPLFHEQGYRFARKEVEGFAITFSPPFVPYEKMWIKI
- a CDS encoding PQQ-binding-like beta-propeller repeat protein, whose translation is MTKRIYLFVFLLFASVLSAENWPHWRGPRRDGTSGETKLPVKWSQTENVVWRLPLPGEAAATPVIWGDRIFVTSASGNELVLLCISKAGKILWQRTAGTGSNTARGDEANLAAPSPTTDGQHVWAFFGSGDLVCFDFDGKQIWKTNLQQRYGKFNLYFVMSSSPLLDGNRLYLQLIHTDASLVLALDKATGKEIWKQQRSSDARDECKHSYASPFLYRDGKDEFLLIHGADYITAHRLNDGGEIWRCGGLNPGDRYNPSLRLVASPVAIPGLIVVPSAKNGPVLGLKPDGKGNITESRQNYHWKMLAGTPDVPSPLIHGGLVYLCRENGDLSVLDAQTGRKLYLEHTHQSRHRASPVYGDGKIYVTSREGTVSVVKAGPAV
- a CDS encoding response regulator transcription factor, encoding MRLAQELHPDIVLMDITMPELNGLEATEQIKKDFPRIHVIILSVHAGEEYVVHALKAGASGYIVKDADTKELDLALHSVAKGDTYLSPRISKNVVHDYLRRLTMEPESAEHLTRRQREVLQLIAEGHTTKEIATKLRLSEKTVQSHRMQIMRRLGVHDIAALVRYAVRTGLIQAE